In Nonomuraea sp. NBC_00507, the following are encoded in one genomic region:
- a CDS encoding LacI family DNA-binding transcriptional regulator, whose product MTADDQPQPLPKLAVIAREAGVSVATVSKALNGRSDVSPHTRRLIAEVLERRGYPRQRVKPARGSLVDVMLQGLDSVYALAILGGVEDAAWRLGVDLVVSAVVDRTKNGQPPPAWLDRISARDSAGVLLVRTSPTATQRTWLADRGIPAVIVDPRRKPSPGVPVVVSANRAGARTATEHLINLGHERIAIVTGRPGVPCAAERLAGYREAMAAAGLRVDPRWEVCGYFQTESASRATKELLATLPEPPTAVFACSDSMAVGVYQALGEHGLHVPDDVSVVGYDDSWAAEHVSPALTTVRQPWPELGSAALTALLSGAPATRTELPTALVIRSSTGGSPRV is encoded by the coding sequence ATGACCGCCGACGACCAGCCCCAGCCGCTTCCCAAGCTAGCGGTGATCGCCCGTGAGGCCGGCGTGTCCGTCGCAACCGTTTCCAAAGCGCTCAACGGCAGATCCGACGTCTCCCCCCACACCCGCCGCCTGATCGCCGAGGTGCTGGAGCGGCGCGGCTACCCCAGACAGCGCGTCAAGCCGGCGCGCGGCAGCCTGGTCGACGTCATGCTGCAGGGCCTGGACTCGGTGTACGCGCTGGCGATCCTCGGCGGCGTCGAGGACGCGGCCTGGCGGCTGGGCGTGGACCTGGTGGTCTCCGCGGTGGTCGACCGCACCAAGAACGGCCAGCCGCCGCCTGCCTGGCTGGACCGGATCAGTGCCCGCGACAGCGCGGGCGTGCTGCTGGTGCGCACGTCGCCGACCGCCACGCAGCGGACGTGGCTCGCCGACCGCGGAATCCCGGCGGTGATCGTGGACCCCCGGCGCAAGCCCTCGCCCGGGGTGCCGGTCGTCGTCTCGGCCAACCGGGCCGGCGCCAGGACCGCCACCGAGCACCTGATCAACCTCGGACACGAGCGCATCGCCATCGTCACCGGCCGCCCGGGGGTGCCATGCGCGGCCGAGCGGCTGGCCGGCTACCGCGAGGCCATGGCCGCGGCCGGGCTACGGGTGGACCCGCGGTGGGAGGTGTGCGGATATTTCCAGACCGAGAGTGCCTCGCGGGCCACCAAGGAACTGCTCGCCACGCTCCCCGAGCCGCCGACCGCCGTCTTCGCCTGCTCCGACTCGATGGCCGTCGGGGTCTACCAGGCCCTCGGCGAGCATGGGCTCCATGTGCCCGACGACGTGAGCGTGGTCGGCTACGACGACTCGTGGGCGGCCGAGCATGTCTCACCGGCGCTGACGACCGTCCGCCAGCCGTGGCCCGAGCTGGGCTCCGCCGCCCTGACCGCGCTGCTGTCCGGCGCGCCCGCGACCCGCACGGAGTTGCCCACGGCCCTCGTCATCAGATCGAGCACGGGTGGGTCCCCGCGGGTCTGA
- a CDS encoding carbohydrate ABC transporter permease codes for MLIAPSLIAMLGFLVYPMGSVLYYSLQHYNVTKPWDNGFAGLENFRTLLFEDPIFWQSLGFSVKWVVVEVVLQLLLGLALALIVNESFVGRALSRALVFSPWAVSGVLTTAIWVLLYNPFTGMSRYLADMGLMEYGAAPLANPDTVFWAAVLAELWRGVPFFAILLLADLQSVSKDLYEAAAVDGASRMRRFLHITLPHLRDAIILSTLLRSVWEFNNVDLLYTLTGGGPAHQTTTLPLYVAQQAAQSHNFGYATALTTVAFLILTFFSIAYLRLSKFGAKS; via the coding sequence GTGCTGATCGCGCCGTCGTTGATCGCGATGCTCGGGTTCCTCGTCTACCCGATGGGCAGCGTGCTGTACTACAGCCTCCAGCACTACAACGTGACCAAACCCTGGGACAACGGCTTCGCCGGGCTGGAGAACTTCCGCACGCTGCTGTTCGAGGACCCGATCTTCTGGCAGAGCCTCGGCTTCAGCGTCAAGTGGGTGGTCGTCGAGGTCGTGCTGCAGTTGCTGCTCGGGCTCGCGCTCGCACTGATCGTCAACGAGAGCTTCGTCGGCCGGGCGTTGTCACGGGCGCTGGTCTTCTCCCCGTGGGCGGTCTCCGGGGTGCTGACCACCGCGATCTGGGTGCTGCTGTACAACCCGTTCACCGGGATGTCGCGCTATCTGGCGGACATGGGGTTGATGGAGTATGGAGCGGCCCCGCTGGCGAACCCGGACACCGTGTTCTGGGCGGCCGTGCTGGCCGAGCTGTGGCGCGGGGTGCCGTTCTTCGCCATCCTGCTCCTGGCCGACCTGCAGTCGGTGTCGAAGGACCTGTACGAGGCCGCCGCCGTGGACGGCGCGAGCCGCATGCGCCGATTCCTGCACATCACGCTGCCGCATCTGCGGGACGCGATCATCCTGTCCACGCTGCTGCGCTCGGTGTGGGAGTTCAACAACGTCGACCTGCTCTACACGCTGACCGGCGGCGGTCCCGCGCACCAGACCACCACACTGCCGCTGTACGTCGCCCAGCAGGCCGCCCAGTCGCACAACTTCGGTTACGCGACCGCGTTGACCACGGTGGCGTTCCTGATCCTGACCTTCTTCTCCATCGCCTACCTGCGGCTGAGCAAGTTCGGAGCCAAGTCATGA
- a CDS encoding carbohydrate ABC transporter permease codes for MRGARRWQIYVPLGLYLLFTLVPFYWMLVFAFRPRGSTSILPWPITFEHFDTVWNGMGFAVFFQNSLLVGLASLVATTVVALAGGYALARYNFRGKAAFMVGMLCTQFIPGALMIIPLFEIFRTLSLTNSLWSLVIAETVFQLPLSLILISGFIRNIPYELEQAAWVDGCSRLRGFLAVVLPLLRPALVAVGSFAFIHSWNNFLFALMFINDQEKFTVPVGLAYNLGENSVDFGALAAGGVVAALPVVIVFAFIQRYLVQGMSAGAVKG; via the coding sequence ATGAGGGGGGCGCGCCGCTGGCAGATCTACGTCCCGCTGGGCCTGTACCTGCTGTTCACGCTGGTGCCCTTCTACTGGATGCTGGTCTTCGCGTTCCGGCCGAGGGGATCCACGTCGATCCTCCCGTGGCCGATCACGTTCGAGCACTTCGACACGGTCTGGAATGGGATGGGGTTCGCCGTCTTCTTCCAGAACAGCCTGCTCGTCGGCCTCGCCTCGCTGGTCGCCACCACGGTCGTCGCCCTGGCCGGCGGGTACGCCCTGGCCCGTTACAACTTCCGCGGCAAGGCCGCGTTCATGGTGGGGATGCTCTGCACGCAGTTCATCCCGGGCGCCCTGATGATCATCCCGCTGTTCGAGATCTTCCGCACGCTGTCGCTGACCAACTCGCTGTGGAGTCTGGTCATCGCGGAGACGGTCTTCCAGCTGCCGCTCTCGCTGATCCTCATCAGCGGCTTCATCAGGAACATCCCGTACGAGCTCGAGCAGGCGGCCTGGGTGGACGGCTGCTCGCGGCTGCGGGGTTTCCTCGCCGTCGTGCTGCCGCTGCTGCGCCCGGCGCTGGTGGCGGTGGGTTCGTTCGCCTTCATCCACAGCTGGAACAACTTCCTTTTCGCCCTCATGTTCATCAACGACCAGGAGAAATTCACCGTGCCCGTGGGCTTGGCCTACAACCTCGGCGAGAACAGCGTCGACTTCGGCGCTCTGGCGGCCGGCGGCGTCGTCGCCGCGTTGCCCGTCGTGATCGTCTTCGCCTTCATCCAGCGTTACCTCGTCCAGGGAATGTCGGCCGGGGCGGTGAAGGGATGA
- a CDS encoding glycoside hydrolase family 43 protein gives MTGDEMTGTYRNPVLNADWSDPDVIRVGEDFYLTVSTFTKVPGLPILHSRDLVNWTIIGHAVTSGYDDVRPGCGVWAPSLRHHDGRFWIFYGDPDVGICQVSAEDPRGPWNEPHVVKPGLGLIDPCPLWDDDGQAYVVHGWARSRAGINNRLTLHRMSPDARTVLDDGTLIIDADLLPGYRTLEGPKLYKRDGVYWIFAPAGGVENGWQSVFRAESIFGPYEDRIVLRQGGTDINGPHQGGWVDTPTGEHWFMHFQDRGPYGRVVHLQPMAWNDGWPVMGADGEPVPGAPMPVPGGTPSRPATSDDFSGPELGLQWSWQANPDPSWWELRDGTLRLTCVPGPDDLRQRPSVLGQRLPGDPCTVTTTVTLEGEGRAGLAVVGDTYACVALESTPDGARLVCGDAEPVPVEAGAPITIGARIGEGALVTFLADTGDGPRKVGEPFQATQGRWVGAVIGLFAAGSGTGQAIFDAFTVDIER, from the coding sequence ATGACCGGTGACGAGATGACGGGGACCTACCGCAACCCGGTGCTGAACGCCGACTGGTCCGACCCGGACGTGATCCGGGTGGGGGAGGACTTCTACCTGACGGTCTCGACCTTCACCAAGGTGCCGGGGCTGCCGATCCTGCACTCGCGTGACCTGGTCAACTGGACGATCATCGGGCACGCGGTGACCAGCGGCTACGACGACGTGCGGCCCGGCTGCGGGGTGTGGGCGCCGTCGCTGCGGCACCACGACGGCCGGTTCTGGATCTTCTACGGCGACCCGGACGTGGGCATCTGCCAGGTCAGCGCCGAGGACCCGCGCGGCCCGTGGAACGAGCCGCACGTCGTCAAGCCCGGGCTCGGGCTGATCGACCCGTGCCCGTTGTGGGACGACGACGGGCAGGCGTACGTGGTGCACGGCTGGGCCAGGAGCCGCGCCGGGATCAACAACCGGCTCACCCTGCACCGCATGTCGCCCGACGCCCGCACCGTGCTGGACGACGGCACGCTGATCATCGACGCCGACCTGCTGCCGGGCTACCGCACGCTGGAGGGCCCCAAGCTGTACAAACGTGACGGCGTCTACTGGATCTTCGCGCCGGCGGGCGGCGTGGAGAACGGCTGGCAGTCGGTGTTCCGCGCCGAGTCGATCTTCGGCCCGTACGAGGACCGCATCGTGCTGCGGCAGGGCGGCACCGACATCAACGGCCCGCACCAGGGTGGCTGGGTGGACACCCCGACCGGCGAGCACTGGTTCATGCACTTCCAGGACCGCGGCCCCTACGGCCGGGTCGTCCACCTGCAGCCCATGGCGTGGAACGACGGCTGGCCGGTCATGGGCGCCGACGGCGAGCCGGTGCCGGGCGCGCCCATGCCGGTCCCCGGCGGCACCCCCAGCAGGCCCGCCACCTCCGACGACTTCTCCGGACCCGAGCTGGGGCTGCAGTGGAGCTGGCAGGCCAACCCCGATCCGTCCTGGTGGGAGCTGCGCGACGGCACGCTGCGCCTGACCTGCGTGCCCGGACCGGACGACCTCAGGCAGCGCCCGTCGGTGCTCGGGCAGCGGCTGCCCGGCGACCCCTGCACGGTCACCACCACCGTGACTCTCGAAGGCGAGGGCCGTGCGGGCCTGGCCGTGGTCGGCGACACCTATGCCTGCGTCGCGCTGGAGAGCACCCCGGACGGCGCCCGTCTGGTCTGCGGGGATGCCGAGCCCGTGCCCGTCGAGGCGGGCGCGCCCATCACCATCGGCGCGCGGATCGGGGAAGGCGCCCTCGTCACGTTCCTGGCCGACACCGGGGACGGCCCGCGCAAGGTCGGCGAGCCCTTCCAGGCCACGCAGGGCCGGTGGGTCGGCGCCGTCATCGGACTGTTCGCCGCGGGCAGCGGGACCGGCCAGGCGATCTTCGACGCGTTCACCGTGGACATCGAAAGGTAG
- a CDS encoding ABC transporter substrate-binding protein, translated as MRRRVVPGAFLAVAVLAALAGCGSDAGSGGKTEITFWDTNAGPSRTPIWQHAIAEFEKANPTIKVKYVGVPIAQAPQKLDTAIAGGGVPDVADISTSGLGNLVAQKALEPVDQRIAANPALNGKFNEALLTTVKNVVPDGKTYIYPLSTNAGAFWYRKDWFKEAGLEPPKTWSEFFTAVDKLTNAKENRFGFTIRGGAGSIAQMLEVVYGQSGVTEFFDAAGKSTINDPRNVTALERYAGLYKKNTPEGDLQNDYVKMVAQFDTAGSIAVMQHNLGSYQDHMKALGAEKVASFSVPKSDSGTQAVLSNPVGGVGVFAAGENKDAAFKLAEFLTSKDMGGYIAEKTGVIPANTEAQSNQAPHIVEAQRVMNDPATKVVQMPYHLPEFNEITKTWAEPLFQKVLLGELSAKDFLDQFAAKLTEAQAGYKERHG; from the coding sequence ATGAGACGACGTGTGGTGCCGGGCGCGTTCCTGGCCGTAGCCGTGCTGGCCGCGCTGGCCGGATGCGGCTCGGACGCGGGCTCAGGCGGCAAGACCGAGATCACCTTCTGGGACACCAACGCCGGGCCGTCCCGTACGCCGATCTGGCAGCACGCGATCGCCGAGTTCGAGAAGGCCAACCCGACCATCAAGGTCAAATACGTGGGCGTCCCCATCGCCCAGGCGCCGCAGAAGCTCGACACGGCCATCGCCGGCGGCGGCGTGCCGGACGTGGCCGACATCTCCACCTCAGGGCTGGGCAACCTCGTCGCGCAGAAGGCGCTCGAACCGGTGGACCAGCGCATCGCCGCGAATCCCGCCTTGAACGGCAAGTTCAACGAGGCGCTGCTGACCACCGTCAAGAACGTGGTGCCGGACGGGAAGACCTACATCTACCCGCTGTCCACGAACGCGGGCGCGTTCTGGTACCGCAAGGACTGGTTCAAGGAAGCCGGGCTGGAGCCGCCGAAGACGTGGAGCGAGTTCTTCACGGCGGTGGACAAGCTGACCAACGCGAAGGAGAACCGGTTCGGCTTCACCATCCGCGGCGGCGCCGGCTCGATCGCCCAGATGCTGGAGGTCGTCTACGGTCAGTCCGGCGTCACGGAGTTCTTCGACGCCGCGGGCAAGTCCACGATCAACGACCCGCGCAATGTGACGGCGCTGGAGAGGTACGCCGGTCTCTACAAGAAGAACACGCCCGAGGGCGACCTGCAGAACGACTACGTCAAGATGGTCGCCCAGTTCGACACGGCGGGCAGCATCGCCGTCATGCAGCACAACCTGGGCTCCTATCAGGACCACATGAAGGCCCTGGGAGCCGAGAAGGTGGCCTCGTTCTCGGTGCCGAAGTCCGACTCCGGCACCCAGGCCGTGCTGTCCAACCCCGTCGGCGGCGTCGGCGTCTTCGCGGCGGGCGAGAACAAGGACGCGGCGTTCAAGCTCGCCGAGTTCCTCACTTCGAAGGACATGGGCGGCTACATCGCGGAGAAGACCGGTGTCATCCCGGCCAACACCGAGGCGCAGAGCAACCAGGCCCCGCACATCGTCGAGGCACAGCGGGTGATGAACGACCCGGCCACCAAGGTCGTGCAGATGCCCTACCACCTGCCGGAGTTCAACGAGATCACCAAGACCTGGGCGGAGCCGCTGTTCCAGAAGGTGCTGCTCGGCGAGCTGAGCGCCAAGGACTTCCTGGACCAGTTCGCGGCGAAGCTGACCGAGGCACAGGCCGGATACAAGGAGCGGCACGGCTGA
- a CDS encoding Hsp20/alpha crystallin family protein, with product MRRNRAPVPWGGAWPARTWDPFTEFQQLWDQMGRLFEQSAETDIAGWRPLAETEETPEAYVVRTELPGLRREDVNVEVNGNELCISGEIKEEEKDKGNMLRRRTGKFVYRTILPTDADPEKIDGELHDGVLTLRVPKTERGRSRRIQIKG from the coding sequence ATGAGGCGAAATCGGGCACCCGTTCCGTGGGGCGGTGCCTGGCCGGCCCGGACGTGGGATCCGTTCACGGAGTTCCAGCAGTTGTGGGATCAGATGGGGCGGCTGTTCGAGCAGAGCGCCGAGACCGACATCGCCGGCTGGCGGCCGCTCGCCGAGACCGAGGAGACGCCGGAGGCGTACGTCGTGCGCACCGAGCTGCCCGGGCTTAGACGGGAGGACGTCAACGTCGAGGTCAACGGCAACGAGCTGTGCATCTCGGGGGAGATCAAGGAGGAGGAGAAGGACAAGGGGAACATGCTCCGGCGGCGTACCGGGAAGTTCGTCTACCGCACGATCCTGCCGACCGACGCCGACCCGGAGAAGATCGACGGTGAGCTGCACGACGGCGTGCTGACGCTGCGGGTGCCCAAGACCGAGCGGGGCCGCTCCCGTCGCATCCAGATCAAGGGCTGA
- a CDS encoding alpha/beta fold hydrolase — MRARWLRRVVLWFAALVALAGVTGFGYESLARQGDGTRHPAPGRLVRVGEHRLHITCTGAGTPTIVLEAGLAESSASWDDIQRRLSGGSRVCSYDRAGYAWSEDGPGPRTASQAAGELHALLAAAGERGPYVLAAHSYGGTIVRIFAGRWPDLTAGLVLIDVTDETADDALAVSRPLIATQFTGFGLLARAGLLRLAGDALVPAEATAVARAHAPVVYGGRSMDAARAEAWSSLESAAQVSATVRPGAWGDRPVVVIIPAGQPATAVDRARRLATLSGRGRLVVATTAEHYVQAFQPELVIAAIRDVAGG, encoded by the coding sequence GTGAGAGCACGGTGGTTGCGCAGGGTCGTCCTGTGGTTCGCGGCGTTGGTCGCGCTGGCGGGGGTTACGGGGTTCGGCTACGAGAGCCTCGCCCGGCAGGGGGACGGCACCCGGCATCCCGCGCCGGGCAGGCTCGTCCGCGTGGGGGAGCACCGTCTGCACATCACCTGCACGGGAGCCGGCACGCCCACGATCGTGCTGGAAGCCGGGCTCGCCGAGTCGAGCGCGAGCTGGGACGACATCCAGCGCCGGCTCTCCGGCGGCTCTCGCGTGTGCTCTTACGACCGGGCCGGCTATGCCTGGAGCGAGGACGGCCCGGGGCCGCGTACGGCCTCGCAGGCCGCAGGGGAGCTCCACGCCCTGCTCGCCGCGGCCGGGGAACGCGGCCCGTACGTGCTGGCCGCCCACTCCTACGGCGGCACCATCGTGCGGATCTTCGCCGGCCGCTGGCCGGACCTGACCGCCGGCCTGGTGTTGATCGACGTCACCGACGAGACTGCCGACGACGCGCTGGCGGTGTCCCGTCCGCTGATCGCGACCCAGTTCACCGGCTTCGGCCTGCTGGCGCGCGCCGGCCTGCTGCGGCTGGCCGGCGACGCCCTGGTGCCGGCCGAGGCCACCGCCGTGGCGCGGGCCCATGCTCCCGTGGTCTATGGGGGCAGGAGCATGGATGCCGCGCGGGCCGAGGCCTGGTCCAGCCTGGAAAGCGCCGCGCAGGTCAGCGCGACGGTACGGCCGGGGGCATGGGGGGATCGACCGGTCGTGGTCATCATCCCCGCGGGGCAGCCTGCCACCGCGGTCGACCGGGCCCGCCGCCTGGCCACGCTGTCCGGCCGCGGCCGCCTGGTGGTCGCCACCACCGCCGAGCACTACGTGCAGGCCTTCCAGCCTGAGCTGGTCATCGCCGCGATCCGCGACGTCGCCGGCGGTTAG
- a CDS encoding family 2B encapsulin nanocompartment shell protein, whose product MPSTDGRSSLDVRAARNLATTTKTRPQMQAITSRWLLRMLPWVDVRGGTYRVNRRLTHRVGRGRVSVAQHGADDVRIIPETLAELPLLRGFADADVLSAIAATFTPREVQAGEVVVEAGAPITDIYVIAHARLERLATGPYGAPQALGVIADGEQFGDEAVGKEDPRWAYTVRAATAGTILVSPLAELQRIAGSSPALRAQAERYQAVLRKPVNRRGEAAVDIAAGHVGELVINGTFVDYDLHPREYPLSVAQTILRVHTRVADLYNEPMNQLEEQLRLTIHEIREREEWELLNNREFGLLHNADYGQRISTWSGPPTPDDLDDLISMRRKTRLLLAHPKAIAAFFRECNRRGLVPGSTEVNGHEMPAWRGIPIFPCGKIPISARHTTSIVAMRTGEDDQGVVGLYQTGIPEEYEPGLNVRFMGIDPQAVMSYLVSAYYSAAILVPDAIGILENVDIAAPRS is encoded by the coding sequence ATGCCTTCCACGGATGGGCGGTCGAGCCTGGACGTCCGGGCCGCACGCAACCTGGCCACCACCACCAAGACCCGTCCCCAGATGCAGGCCATCACCTCTCGGTGGCTGCTGCGCATGTTGCCCTGGGTGGACGTACGCGGCGGCACCTATCGGGTCAACCGCAGGCTGACGCACCGGGTCGGGCGGGGCCGGGTGAGTGTGGCGCAGCACGGGGCGGACGACGTGCGCATCATCCCGGAGACGCTGGCGGAGCTGCCCCTGCTGCGCGGCTTCGCGGACGCGGACGTGCTGTCGGCCATCGCCGCGACGTTCACGCCACGGGAGGTCCAGGCCGGCGAGGTCGTCGTCGAGGCCGGCGCCCCCATCACCGACATCTACGTGATCGCCCACGCTCGCCTCGAGCGGCTCGCCACCGGCCCGTACGGTGCCCCGCAGGCCCTCGGCGTCATCGCTGACGGCGAGCAGTTCGGTGACGAGGCCGTCGGCAAGGAGGACCCGCGCTGGGCGTATACGGTCAGGGCGGCCACCGCGGGGACGATCCTGGTGTCGCCGCTGGCGGAGCTCCAGCGGATCGCCGGCAGCTCGCCCGCCCTGCGTGCGCAGGCCGAGCGTTATCAGGCGGTCCTGCGCAAGCCGGTCAACCGCCGCGGCGAGGCGGCGGTCGACATCGCCGCCGGTCACGTGGGCGAGCTGGTCATCAACGGCACGTTCGTCGACTACGACCTCCATCCCCGCGAATACCCCCTCAGCGTCGCCCAGACGATCCTGCGCGTCCACACCCGCGTGGCCGACCTCTACAACGAGCCGATGAACCAGCTGGAGGAGCAGCTGCGCCTGACCATCCACGAGATCCGCGAGCGCGAGGAGTGGGAGCTGCTCAACAACCGCGAGTTCGGGCTGCTCCACAACGCCGACTACGGCCAGCGCATCTCCACCTGGTCGGGGCCGCCGACGCCCGACGACCTGGACGACCTGATCAGCATGCGCCGCAAGACCCGCCTGCTGCTCGCCCACCCCAAGGCGATCGCCGCGTTCTTCCGCGAGTGCAACAGACGCGGCCTGGTCCCCGGCAGCACCGAGGTCAACGGCCACGAGATGCCCGCGTGGCGAGGCATCCCGATCTTCCCCTGCGGCAAGATCCCGATCAGCGCCCGGCACACCACCTCGATCGTGGCCATGCGGACGGGCGAGGACGATCAGGGCGTCGTCGGCCTTTACCAGACCGGCATCCCCGAGGAGTACGAACCCGGGCTCAACGTGCGCTTCATGGGCATCGACCCGCAGGCCGTGATGTCGTACCTGGTCAGCGCCTACTACTCGGCGGCCATCCTGGTCCCTGACGCGATCGGAATCCTCGAGAACGTCGACATCGCCGCCCCGCGCTCCTGA
- a CDS encoding family 2 encapsulin nanocompartment cargo protein terpene cyclase translates to MSANETTPALRLPALPTGLGTSALSLRAADPGPAFEEGDGHEPGLPGGGHRYDLAPLAYRERQWGDGTYPPLYCPETVRVDDDLGVEVDRRLVAWAERIGLHEGRMEEFRDTGFGRLAMLAHADSDDPDELLVAAQMNAAWWAADDYYADESDLGATPTELPPRLALVMSAMDPPPPAGDYTRRLEEAIKADPVLVALRSAISHVSRHATPSQVMRVCGITSQMYVSWCAYAAWRYLKTPPPVWRYLAARQHDSFYTSMTLIDIVGGYVLPADLFSDRRFHTALMQAGTASVIVNDLHSVAREAADELPDSNVILLIAAEDECSIREATERAVSLHNDFVRDFEAGQRRLAAVPCPELKRFLRGAQAWMAGCLEWHGSTSRYQS, encoded by the coding sequence ATGTCCGCGAACGAGACGACCCCGGCGTTGCGGCTCCCGGCTCTGCCCACGGGCCTGGGAACGTCCGCGCTCAGCCTTCGGGCCGCGGATCCGGGGCCTGCCTTCGAGGAAGGGGACGGGCACGAACCCGGCCTGCCGGGAGGCGGGCACCGCTACGACCTCGCCCCCCTGGCCTATCGGGAGCGGCAATGGGGCGACGGGACGTACCCGCCGCTCTACTGCCCCGAGACCGTCCGCGTCGACGACGACCTCGGCGTGGAGGTCGACCGGCGGCTGGTGGCGTGGGCGGAGCGGATCGGCCTGCACGAGGGGCGGATGGAGGAGTTCCGCGACACCGGGTTCGGACGGCTGGCCATGCTCGCCCACGCCGACAGCGACGACCCCGACGAGCTGCTGGTCGCCGCGCAGATGAACGCCGCCTGGTGGGCGGCAGACGACTACTACGCCGACGAGAGCGACCTCGGCGCCACGCCCACGGAGTTGCCGCCGCGGCTGGCGCTGGTGATGTCGGCCATGGACCCGCCGCCGCCCGCAGGCGACTACACCCGCCGGCTGGAGGAGGCGATCAAGGCCGACCCCGTCCTGGTCGCGCTGCGCTCGGCCATCAGCCACGTCTCCCGCCACGCCACCCCTTCGCAGGTCATGCGGGTGTGCGGCATCACGTCCCAGATGTACGTGAGCTGGTGCGCGTACGCCGCCTGGCGCTACCTGAAGACGCCACCGCCGGTCTGGCGCTACCTCGCGGCTCGCCAGCACGACAGCTTCTACACCTCGATGACGCTCATCGACATCGTCGGCGGCTACGTGCTGCCCGCCGACCTGTTCTCCGACCGGCGCTTCCACACCGCGCTCATGCAGGCGGGCACCGCCAGCGTGATCGTCAACGACCTGCACTCGGTCGCCAGGGAGGCGGCCGACGAGCTCCCCGACTCCAACGTGATCCTGCTCATCGCCGCCGAGGACGAATGCTCCATCCGCGAGGCGACCGAACGCGCCGTCTCGCTCCACAACGACTTCGTCAGGGACTTCGAGGCCGGCCAGCGCAGGCTGGCGGCCGTGCCGTGCCCCGAGCTGAAGCGTTTCCTGCGCGGCGCGCAGGCGTGGATGGCCGGATGCCTCGAATGGCACGGCAGCACCAGCCGCTACCAGTCATGA
- a CDS encoding geranyl diphosphate 2-C-methyltransferase gives MTANPVLDSLYQHAVADYWNEERNPVNLRLGEVDGLYHHHYGIGDVDWSVLEGPAGTREKRVVAELHRLETVQAETLIARLGPLRSEDRVMDAGSGRGGSSLLANLRYGCHVEGVSISESQVAFANEQARRRGVGDKVRFHFRNMLDTRFETGSFQAIWNNESTMYVELALLFAEHARLLRRGGRYVCITGCYNDAYGLPSRAISQINAHYICDIHSRSTYFREMVANRLIPISVLDLTAATIPYWELRAKTHLATGIEQSFLDAYKNGSFQYLLIAADRV, from the coding sequence GTGACCGCCAACCCCGTACTCGACAGCCTCTATCAGCATGCCGTCGCGGACTATTGGAACGAGGAAAGGAACCCGGTCAATTTGCGGCTGGGTGAGGTGGACGGCCTCTATCACCACCATTACGGCATCGGCGACGTGGACTGGTCGGTCCTGGAAGGCCCCGCGGGGACCAGGGAGAAACGCGTCGTCGCCGAATTGCACCGGCTCGAGACGGTGCAGGCCGAGACCCTGATCGCCCGGCTCGGCCCGCTGCGTTCCGAGGACCGGGTCATGGACGCCGGCTCCGGCCGCGGCGGCTCCAGCCTCCTCGCCAACCTGCGCTACGGCTGTCACGTGGAGGGCGTCTCCATCTCCGAGTCGCAGGTGGCCTTCGCCAACGAGCAGGCCAGGCGGCGCGGCGTGGGGGACAAGGTCCGCTTCCACTTCCGCAACATGCTCGACACCCGCTTCGAGACCGGCTCCTTCCAGGCGATCTGGAACAACGAGAGCACGATGTACGTCGAGCTCGCCCTGCTGTTCGCCGAGCACGCCCGGCTCCTGCGCCGCGGCGGCCGCTACGTCTGCATCACCGGGTGCTACAACGACGCCTATGGCCTGCCGTCCCGGGCCATCAGCCAGATCAACGCCCATTACATCTGCGACATCCACTCCCGCAGCACCTATTTCCGGGAGATGGTGGCCAACCGCCTCATTCCCATCAGCGTCCTGGATCTGACCGCCGCCACCATTCCCTATTGGGAGCTGCGTGCGAAAACCCATCTGGCGACCGGTATCGAGCAGTCCTTCCTCGACGCGTACAAGAACGGGAGTTTCCAATATCTGCTCATCGCCGCCGACCGCGTCTGA
- a CDS encoding PDZ domain-containing protein, producing MPAAPTAGSPADTAGLKQGDLITKIGETKVEGGDTVVGQVRGFTVGQQVAVTYVRNGATRTVTVTMEEQK from the coding sequence ATTCCGGCGGCGCCGACCGCGGGTAGCCCGGCCGACACGGCGGGTCTGAAGCAGGGCGACCTCATCACCAAGATCGGCGAAACCAAGGTTGAGGGCGGCGACACGGTCGTCGGCCAGGTCCGCGGGTTCACGGTGGGCCAGCAGGTGGCCGTCACCTATGTGCGCAACGGCGCGACGCGGACCGTGACCGTCACCATGGAAGAGCAGAAGTGA